In Trichoderma breve strain T069 chromosome 4, whole genome shotgun sequence, the following proteins share a genomic window:
- a CDS encoding peptidase s24-like domain-containing protein, with product MFAGLQNPRNFAAQLMNFGLVLSTAFMMWKGLSIVSDSPSPIVVVLSGSMEPAFQRGDLLLLWNRELISETSVGEIVVYNVKDKDIPIVHRVVRKFGHGDKAKFLTKGDNNVADDTELFAKGQDYLERTDIIGSVIAYVPFVGYVTILLSEYPWLKTVMLGIMGLMVVLQRE from the exons ATGTTTGCAGGTCTCCAGAACCCGCGGAATTTCGCCGCCCAGCTCATGAACTTTGGGCTGGTGCTGTCCACAGCATTCATG ATGTGGAAGGGCCTCTCCATCGTCTCTGATTCTCCCTCTcccatcgtcgtcgttcTTAGTGGTAGCATGGAGCCGGCATTCCAACGAGGCGATCTGCTCTTGCTCTGGAACCGCGAACTGATTAGCGAAACTTCGGTCGGCGAAATTGTTGTCTACAACGTAAAGGATAAGGATATTCCCATTGTTCATCGAGTCGTGCGGAAATTCGGTCATGG CGACAAGGCAAAGTTTCTTACAAAGGGAGACAACAACGTGGCAGACGACACTGAGCTTTTTGCCAAGGGCCAAGACTACCTGGAGCGCACCGACATCATCGGCAGCGTGATTGCGTATGTACCTTTTGTCGGCTATGTCACCATCCTGCTGTCGGAATATCCATGGTTGAAAACGGTAATGCTGGGCATAATGGGCCTCATGGTGGTGTTACAACGGGAATAA
- a CDS encoding BTB/POZ domain-containing protein, whose protein sequence is MFKRAFRSQDQHQNQNRVDKAQRLKKPSSAKEHVKAKVSKLQSSIIEHEAAPAQPINITPSPIVTLTIGREGRLFAAHEDVLSQSPFFEAACSKDSSDAMNKRISLPDEEPEIFSAVLEYLYKGDYYPRLVHNRHRNSWELEDRMRTPQKPPPTPDNGTGSDAAVYLSSVGAEILRDTVIYCAADRYGLEELKRLALRKQGLHAGIDVGTILRSAQYAYANTPDSDSRLRAHYLALIIRCRKTFKRSGTMQAEMEAGGSKLFFDLFVAMCNHLDDVIDVTNNRSPKTV, encoded by the coding sequence ATGTTCAAGCGTGCATTCCGGTCTCAGGACCAAcaccagaaccagaaccggGTGGACAAGGCTCAAAGACTAAAGAAGCCAAGCTCCGCCAAGGAGCATGTCAAAGCAAAGGTGTCTAAGCTGCAGAGCTCTATCATAGAGCACGAAGCGGCACCAGCTCAACCCATCAACATCACGCCCTCGCCGATTGTCACACTTACCATTGGTCGCGAGGGACGTCTGTTTGCGGCACACGAGGATGTCCTCAGCCAGTCGCCCTTTTTCGAGGCGGCCTGTAGCAAGGACTCGTCTGATGCCATGAACAAGAGAATCTCCCTTCCCGACGAGGAGCCCGAGATCTTTTCGGCAGTGCTCGAGTATCTCTACAAGGGAGACTACTATCCGCGCCTGGTTCACAACAGGCACCGTAACTCCTGGGAGCTCGAGGACCGCATGAGGACTCCTCAAAAGCCACCACCAACCCCTGACAACGGCACGGGCTCCGATGCCGCCGTCTATCTCTCCAGCGTGGGGGCCGAGATCCTGCGTGACACAGTCATCTACTGTGCCGCCGACAGGTACGGCCTCGAGGAGCTGAAGCGTCTGGCTCTGCGCAAGCAAGGGCTGCATGCCGGCATCGATGTCGGCACCATCCTGCGGTCTGCCCAGTACGCTTATGCCAACACGCCCGATTCGGACAGTCGCCTCCGTGCTCACTACCTTGCTCTGATCATCCGCTGCCGCAAGACGTTCAAGCGCAGCGGCACCATGCAagctgagatggaggccgGCGGCAGCAAGCTGTTCTTCGACTTGTTCGTTGCCATGTGCAACCACTTGGACGATGTCATAGACGTCACTAATAACCGTTCGCCCAAGACTGTATAA